Below is a genomic region from Stegostoma tigrinum isolate sSteTig4 chromosome 36, sSteTig4.hap1, whole genome shotgun sequence.
GTATGTTGTTATGAAGGGAACAATGCACATGGATGAGTAGATAGATGTAGCCATGTTAGAGTGCCATCTATTGATGTAGCAAAAACTGCGACAGGACTTGACAGTTTACAATTAGAAGTCCTGAAAGATAGTCTGCTGGAATAGTTGGTGCATTGGTCACCATTTCCCAATATttccagcacggtggctcagtggttagcactgctgcctctcagcacgagggacccatgttcgattccaccctcaggcaactgtctgtgtttgcacattccccccgtgtctatgtgggttccctcctgttgctctggtttcctcccacagtccaaagatgtgcagggtaggtggattggccatgcgaaattgcccatagtgaacaaggatgtttaggttaggtgggttggacaTGGAAATTAGGGAAGggatctgggtgggctgctcttcggaggggcagtgtggacgtgttgggccgaacggcctgtttccacgctgtgaggattctatgaccTATGATTTCCCAGGATTCAAAAATCAATGATAATAtggactgactcttaactgccttctaaaatgacctagcaagccactctgttACATCCAAAGGCAACCAGTTTTTGagcaaaaatgctggcctaggcagtgACACACACTTCCCACAAGCAAATTGTTTTAGAAATTAAATCAATGGCGAAGATTTAATGTAGCTGTCACTTTTACACCACAAAATGAGACGTTAAATGCCAGAAGGTAGACCATTGGTCTTTAAACGTGGTCAAGCAACAATTTTGGCTGCTGCTCAAAAACAAAAGGTGCTCTTTGAACTGTTTAAGACGTGCTCTTTTCCCCATCTATCAGGAGCTGGGCACCAAGGTTCACCAACAAATGCTGTGGCACCTGACTACCAATGAATAAGGGTGCACAGTGATACTGTCAGGCAGAAAACCATGAATCTGAGGAGTTGAAGTACGTAGAGCCAAGCGGTTCAAAATTAAACCAGACGCATTGTTACAGTAGAAAGCAACCAAAGAAAAGATAGATTATCTCAACTCAAATAAAGCAACAGTGACATAAAAAAGCATCAGCAAATACAATGTAATTGAATGAAAATTTGAAGCATAAATTTTGAGTTTCATCACAAATACGTAATAGATTAACCTTGTTCACATTGATCCAATCCAATATATCCACTTGTCTATTACTGTGTAGTGCATTTGTAATCCTAGGGATATAGAATCGATGTTGAGGTGGGTTACAGCATGCAGCACGCCCTGAAAAGCAGCATCCCATCCACTGAACGAATACACAAGCCAACTCCCTCGTTGGCTGCAATGAACAGCACAGATCCTCGCCGAATGTTGATTTCAGACAGGGCAGCAGTGCTTGTGGCTTCACCTCGAATGACCAACAGGATACTTGCAGAATCAATGCAGGCCACCTTGTACCGTTTCACTGAACTTGGAACCTGGATTGAAGAGATTTTATTTGGGATTATAAAATTATCAGGTGATACCAAAGCTAACAGAATCAGCCCTTTCCTCAGTAGGTACTGTTCAGGGAAGTTACAAACTTGGACAAGATATTGCTGAGCTCAAGCTTTAGAACGTTGTGTGCAATTCTGACCTCAACATTACACAGGGAACACAAAGTACTGGAGGCAGTACAATTAAGATTTACTACAATACCTTATCTGAGGGATTCAACCATTGGAAAAAAGAAATCCAGAACAAGCTGGAAATATTTTCTCTAGAAACAGAGAACAAACGAACTGGTGGTGGATTTTAAAATTACGAAGGGACTTGCAGAGGTAGGTTGGGGGGGGTGCACATACGGAGGGGAAGGGGTGGAGGAGACGAGTCCAAAATAGAGGGGCTGTAAAATCGCTAATAAAACCAACAAGGGATCCGGGAGTAAATTCATCACATGGCATGTTTCAGCAATTCAGAACAACTGTATTTAGATAGAATAGTGCATGAGGAAggtaaaaaaaaagtagaataCGTGTGTTAATAGGAAGCAGCTGGGAAAGGGAAACAGCTGGTGTCGTGGATTAACACAGAGACAAACCTAATGGGCTGAATATTCCGTTCCTGTGTCATAAATTCTATGTAATGCAAAGTAATCATTTCATTGCAGTGTTGTTACATATTCTCCTCTCTCATCTAACACCAGTGCTTGCTCACACTAAGGTCTGCAATATGCAGTTTGTGTGTGAAGTCAGTTTCTTGTGGAGCGACAGTACAACCTGCTCTCATCATAAAAGTGTCTGCATTTCTTCACACTCTTTCTTTGAGAGCACAGGAATATAGAAAGAACATCCCTGCAAAAGCAGAGCTGGAATGCAGGTCTACCCAAAAGATACATTGGTGAATAGCTGCAGAAGATCAAGCATTTCCCAGTGGTACATTGACATTGATTACAGCTTGAGCCATACCTCTATTTTCATTACTGTGAAATCAGGCACTGGAGGGtcatacacagaaacacataggTCACAAGGATCCCGAACAGATGGAAAGATCTTCTCCCTTGCTGGGGCAGGTGTGTAATTGAGCATTTCACAAAGCGTCTGAACATCAATGAATTTTGGAGTGAGCCCAGCTCGCACAGTATTATCAGAGCATGCCATACATTCTATACAAtctagaaaataaaagaaaattaatcaATATCTGCTCGTCATTCCACACACTATCACTTGCATAACTCTGCAGTTTAGAGCCAGAATAGCTGGTGTGTTAGTTGTAGAACCAGATTTTGGATGCTAAATTTTAAAAGTGCAAGTTATATTCGCACTATACAAGCACCAAGTAATCCTTGTCCCTCTTTGACATTTAATGACATTCCATTGCTGAATCctgtatcaacatcctggggggttatcactgaccagaaactaaactgaactAGCTATATGAATAGTGATTAAGGTTAggttagaggctgggaatactgtagcaattcacaaactttctgactccccaaagccatctaccatccacaaggcacaagataaggattgtgatggaatactcaccacttgcttggatgaatgcagctccagcaacactcaagaatctcaaTGCTCTACAGAACTATAGTTCAACAGCTATGCGTGACTGGTTCCCAtacatcaccttcaacattcacacccTCCATTACTGACTCattggcagcagtgtgtaatatttGCAAGATTCTTTGCAGAAACCATAGCAACACTCCTTTGATATCACCTTCCAGACCTGCAAcctgaaaggacaagggcaagtgatgcttgggaacaccaccaaataCAAGTTCCTCTACAAATCACAAAAGATCCTCACATCAAACTATATCGCTGGTGCTTCATTATCGCTTGGTCAAAAATGCTGAATTCCATCCCTAACAGTACTGCAGGTGTATCTACACCACATAAATTGTGTAATTCAAGGAGGTAATTCACCCACATCTTCTTAATGACAagtaggaatggacaataaatgaggttgttgacttgtccactgagctggcttgttttggttcagatgttttgttaccatgctaggtgacatcagtggagcctccgctAAAGTGatattattctactccacttggaatttatgctgTTTAATCCATTCTGGTGAGTActatcatttctggttttgatctgtatgggtttatatatgaggtccaattctatatgtttgttgattgaagtatgggccgacaaccatgcctctaggaattcccatgcattgtctatgtttggcttgggctactatggttactttgtcccaatcagacaggaaggaaagtagctttcagaatacacgaacatcagctagtagcaaaacagcatgatgaactctccttgATATCTgcacagacaatgaaggccatcagtttaactgggtcAAAGTAACCATAGGAGCCCAAGCCAAACGGGCACTTcaaaattctgaaaaagggtccagacccaaaacgacagctttcctgctcctctgctgctgcctggcctgctgtactcatccagctccacaccttgttatctcagattccccagcatcggcagtttccaCTATCTCCCAATGATGACAATTATGTTTTTCTCAAAATGAGAGGTTAGAATTTGATCCCTATAATACAACAATGCAAACACTGAGCAACCAAATCTTTAAAATTTATTGAGTTAATGTTACAACTTATCATTCATGTCTTGCTATTTTATAAAGAAGTCTCAAGTCTTACCTCCATACAGATAAGCGTGAGGTTCATTAGCTCCCAGAAACATGGCTTCTCCAGGTTGCAGTTTCACCAGGTTTAGGAAGTAGATGACAAAACACCCAACGTCCCCTGGAAACTGGGAGTGCAACCGTAGCAAGAGCTCGCCATTACTTCCTGTAGTGTCCTTCCCTGCAGTCTCTACAGAACATGTCACTGTTAGTTTTGAACTGTGGCATGCATTGCGTAATCAGAATGGTAAACACTTCAATCCACAAACATAAAGCACAAAAAGTAGAGGTCTTGTTTTCAGGTGGCTTGTTTTATCAGCCTCATTGAAGGGCATGCCTGAAATAGTGACCAGTCTTTCTTTGCAAAGCCAACTCACTAttatgcaattacaacatttctcTAAATAAGtttattttcagcatctgcagctttatGCAGTATTGCAACCACACAGAAGTTGGGATTGCTCTTCAAAGATCAGAGAAGTTTAAAGGAACTTCAAGAGATGGGTTCAAAATAGAGGGCTTTGAGAAGACAGAGAAACAGTTTCTACCAGATGAGCAACAGCACACAAATTTAAGATAATTAAAGTCCCAGATGGACCATGTAGAGAATTTTTCTTAATGCAGCAAATCATTGCAAGTGCAATGCGCTCTGAAATGATAATTCAATACCAACTCAAAAAAGGAATTTTATAAATATTGGAAAAGACCAAATATTGCAGGGATATGAAGAAAACTGATAGCATAGAATTTAGTTGTTTAAATTATAGGTCCTAGCCACTAAATGGCAGCTTGCTTCACTTGGTAACACTTTCAGTTCAAATGTTCAAGCCACATTCCAAGACTGAGCTAAGTTGCAATGAAATACAGACAGCACTGTCACTGTCTTGTAGGTAAGAGATCTAGACACTGGTAATCCTGTGGATGAAGATCACATAGCACCACCTCAAGAAAAGGAAGTTTTCATGATGTCATAGGTAATATCAGTCTCAGCAATACCAACCCAGTAATTCATTCTATTAATGTTGAGGAATCTTGCCATGAGGGATTCTAGAAGGCAGGCAgtccatttaggattgagatgaggaatttctttactcagaggattATGAGTCTGAAATTTTCTATGCTACAGGGCTGTGGAGATTTAGTTGTTGAGAATATTCATGACCACGGGTGAGATATTTCTACACAGTAAAAACACCAAGGGATGCAGGGATAGTGATGGAAAGTGACATTGAAAATCGGCTACAGTTtcactgaatggtgcagcaggcccaatgtgctgaatggcctcctcctactaATATTTTAATATATTCAGTGCAATAAAATGGCTATCACATTACTTGCCAACCAACAACTGTATTTCAAGTAATTGCCTGCAGTCatttctgacagacaggactTGGTAGGCAAATGCAAATATTTGTTTAAGAGTCCTGTATGTCAACAAGCTCACACAAAACTGTTTAAGAAATATTGCACTATGAACATTATCTCAGTGACTGCAAGTTAATTTATATTTGACTTTATCTCATTTCTTCAGTCAGATCATGAACGCAACAAACCTTCTTGCAACACCCTCTTCACCAGCATGTTTAGTTGATCAATAAAAGTTTTCTTTTCACAGTTCATCATTCGAGTAAAGCATTTCTTCAAAGCCTCAGATACCTGACGTGGGTCACCAATGCTATTTTCAAGCACTTCTGCAGCTTCATTGCCAATCACTGCACGGAATTCTGGGACATCTGAAACAAAGCGAAAGCATCTCAAGACATTAAGAGGGTCCAGTGCAGATCAGATATTTGTTCAGTTTCCATCCCAAAGCAGAAGGCTAGATGATGCTTTGGGTGCAACACTTCATAAGGATTAAGAAAGTAGACATGGGTAAGAGCAACCAAAACTCCTGTTTGTAATACCAATAATGTTTGAAATGCATAGTGCAACTCTTAAGTGAGGAGTGGGGCAGATCTAAGTGGAAGAACATGCATTGTTGAACATCCATACCTGAACTTTTAGAATGGCCATTTACACAAGGAATTGGAGGGTGCTGTTTTAATGAGGGGTCATGATCCCATACAAGTCACTCCCGTTAGGAAAAGCGACAAAAAAAGGACAATGCAGGTACACTCTCAAATCCAGCTACCAAAACTGGTGTTGTCTCAACATTATTTACAGTTTTTTCCTCAGCTCAAATAGTTTGTGATGTAGGAAATGGGGACAAATAGGAAAGCGTCATTAAATCCAAAACATTTGAAGTGAATTAATGACAGCAGCAATCTGGCAATTAAGATGACCTGCTTTGCAATCACAGCAACTAATTTTCACGTATTCCCTGTTCACTGGCTTAAGGTTTTCCGATTTTAATTAACATGGTCCAAACCTCTTGCTAAGAAACACAAGTTCCAAAATCTATCGTGTTTTCAGACTGAGGCGGAGTAAGATTTGAGAGAGTCTACCTACatcagaagattaaaaaaaaagctaagggccttaaacaatttttttttaaatttggattTTGTTGATGTGCTCTTCTATTATCTCTGGTACAAACCAATGATATTGGAACACATTTGTGTTAATGTTATAAACAGATATCCCAGCTGTAAGGGCTCAATTTAATAATAGAAAGAATCTATATTTATCCAGGACTTCATAACATCCTCAATTCATCAAAGATATTTACAGCTCAGGGAAGAACACCCAGCATCTACGGAGGTAAATTCAGCAACCAACTTGCATTAGTAATGTCTGACAAATAGCATAACATTTTGTCAAATAGTGACATGATACTTCATGTCCACCAGAATAGGCAAACCATTGGTACAGTAATAATACAGCCTTCTGTATTACTACAATATATTAGCCCAGATGTCCTCAAGACTTTTGTGAACCCTGAAGTACAACGTTTGTCTTGAAAGTAACAGTACTACCAAATCAGAGTACTGATAACAGCTTGTGTGAAGTCCGCACATTACCCATGAGATTCCATGGCATAACAACAAGGTGGTGCGTTTAGAACATGGGAAAAGGGCGATGTTTAATCCAGAGGTCTATGATTAAGATTCCCTAGTGTTCTTACCAATACATGTCAGAAATCCTCTTACTTTTCAGAAATCCAATAATTTCCTCCACTGGTTTAAATCCACACAGCCCTTCAAACGGGGTCAGTGCAATGGCCATTTCTGGTTTGTGATTTTTATCCGGATAGCGATCCGGAAACTGAGTGTGCAGTTGTACAGCTAATTCCTGAAAAAGGCATAAACTTTGTTAAACTATGATTAATGCAGCACTGAATGATCTAGGAAGAAACAGTATAAAGCTCCTAATAATTCAGTATAGAGTGCTGATTCCTGTAGAAACATATTACGTATATATTTTTCAAATGCTTAAGCTTTGAGACACTGATGATGTCCCTCCAAATGTAGCAAAATCTGAGGATCAATTTCTGACTAAACAGTGTGGAATCACAAATTTACCCCACCAACTTAGAAGGTGGCCTGCTTCAATATTTCTAGCAAACTCCTTACTAAATGCATTAGTAACATATTCATAACTGTAAAACAGTAAAAATAAAAGTAGATTTTATTTATATAATCTCCCACTGGCTTAACTTCAATTTTCAACTTAGAACAGTCTGTCTTGAAGTGCTCACATAAATGAAAATCAGCTATACTTGGCAGTTTGCAGCAGTTAAGTTAAGGATAGTTGAGTCTGGCAGAAAGCTAAATACAATTGATCAATCATCCTTAGCTGGAATTTAAAGTACCAGAGATAATAGAAGAGCACATCAACACTCTCCATAAATCAACCATGTTTCAAACAAAAAGgtctaaaaatgtaaatatttgctTCATATTTGGAAACACTAAATTCCGTGCTCAATCACTGTGAATGACAGTTCAATGCATTCTCGTTCATTCTAAACCACTGATTTTGTCAAGGTAACAAAATAAGCAGCTTGCCATTCCACAGAAATGATTTTCACTAAACTCGTGTTTAGTGTCCCCCAAAAAAAGCATCAAAATAaccacagtgataatgggaactgcagatgctggagaatccaagataataaaatgtgaagctggatgaacacagcaggccaagcagctctctgatgaagggtctaggcccgaaacgtcagcttttgtgctcctgggatgctgcttggcctgttgtgttcatccagcttcacattttattatcaaaataaCCACAGTTGGATCCAACTGTCAATATTATCCAAGACAAAACTGGGGCCCATGACAAAGTACCAGAATTCATTAGGTTTTGTTAAGTCTAGTGCCGTACAAACATCCAGTTCTGATAGCTCAATATTTTCTGACCAGAAGAATGTTTCTTCACATTGCTAGATCCCAAAAGAATAATTATTGTGAAACAAAAGAACTCGTTTCTTATAGTCAACTGTTCCCACCTTTAAAGGTCAGGTGGGGCAGCTGCAAATGTATCAACATTTGGGGATGCAAATAACTGCTGACAGTATGTTTTGTCATCAACTCAATAACCTTTGAAAATGACAGTTATGCGGAAAACTAAGTACTGCTCTCAAATTCTGAACAAGCCCATACTTATAAGATTCCGGATGTATAAAAATTAATTCCACGATCAAAGTGCTCAATTTACATAACATGATACTTGCCCAGTTGATGGGAAACAGTTAACCACTTCTTCACTTACTTTGGTTGGATGAGCTTGAATAGATAATGAAATGTTGACCGAAAGCACCTTGAACAGAAAGGGAAGCTGCCCTTGGAAAATATCCTTCACCTTTGATCCCAAACAGTCAGGATGCTTGGCAATCCATTCCCCAAGAGTTTTCTGGGGAATTCTGTTGTCACAGATAATGGCATCTCCTTTGGGATGCGCTCCCATCCATAGCTAATAGAAAATCacaacaatttttgtttaaaaatcactTTTCAGCTAATCATTCCTGTATTTCCCTTAATTATTTCACACATTTTAGTCCTCTCGTGCTTTAAATGTTATTCATTAACAAGGTAACACCAGGTAATTTGCAATATGTTAGGAATAATTTCATGTTGGCAAGTCATTTATTTTATAAATGCTACCATTTGAAACTAACAACATTCTTTTATTTCCAAATGAACTGTAGGAATCCCAGTGTTGGCCAAAGCAAAGAAGTAGGATTTACCACACAACAGATTTGTTTGCTTCTCAAATTTTAATCAATCAGAATAGAGTGCTGAACTGATACAAAAGTAGGAAGAACAATTCTTTTCTGTACCAGTCAATGAGTGAGGTAGCACATTGAGCAAACTTCTGGgattagtgaagaaagttttgtACTGGTATTTGCTGGGTTGAAAATTGTTGGCCTGACTACAGGCTAAATTAAATTGTACACCAATATTAGATAAATATGGATCAGTAAAGCCAAATCATCTACATATATCTTCTTGAAGAAACTTGTTTAACATCCCATCAAAAAAAGGCAATGCAGCTTGTGTCACATGGCATAAAAAGTGCCATAGATTGTGTGTTCAAATCTTTGAAATCGACACAAAAATTGACAGCTGAAATGTCTTTTGCTGGGTCATGTTGATTTGAACATTCCTTAACTACCTACTTAATTATTCTTAAGATGGAGCTCCAAGCACAGTATTAGAGATTGGCATCACGTGAATGACCCACATTATCTAGCGTCAGATCTGCCCAGTTTCAAGCAGAACTGCTGACAGGTAAAATCTGAGCCTTCCAAAGCACAAACTCTGGGTAACCAGCTCAGAGCAGCAAGGTTGGAGGCCAGAGAGGTATCAGCATTATAATGCACAGGGAAATAAAGCTCACTCACTCCCAAGAAAACGAGTTACTGACACCACAGGGCTCTTTGAAAGTTAACCCCAATGTGCCTCTATGTAAAACAACAACCTTGGATTTTGTTCGTACAATGTGAAGGGAATTAAAGTACCTCAGCATAGGGTTTCTCCTGCTCAATGGGTATGGAGGGATCATCACTTAAAGTGAGTTTTGCCACCTCACTCTCCAGGCCAACCTTCCCCCAGGCATAATGCTGCACAGCACACTTCAGCGGGAACACTGGAGAAACAAGAGATTGAAGATAACTATTGGTCTGCAAATAACAAAGGGTAAGTAGAAGGGATGGGATGCGGGgaaaagagagaaacaggggatcgggtgggggagagagagagaaacaggggatcgggtgggggagagagagagaaacaggggatCGGGTGGGGGGAGAGAAACAGGGGATCGGGTGGGGGGAGAGAAACAGGGGATCGGGTGGGGGGAGAGAAACAGGGGATCGGGTGGGGGAGAGAAACAGGGATTGGGGGAAGAGAAACAGGGATTGGGGGAAGAGAAACAGGGGTGGGGTGCAGTCGTTTGAGGGGGGCAATTGGGGTTTGGGTTGCGGATGGAGAACGAAGAGAGTGCTGTTTGAACCTCACTGCTTCTGCCTCAGTGGGACATAATACCAACAAGAGCCACATCCAAAAGCTGCGGCAGTGAGGCCGCTGTCCCTGAAGCCCCGCACTTGGCCCTTACTGTGACCTATAAACCGGCACAACTGTCCGCCTTCACCGAACCCCCAAATCACACCCTCCTGCCTACAGTCTCCCTAGACGCCCTATGTGACCATCACTTAGTGCCGCCAGTCCCCTGATGTTAACCGGGTGTGAAACTGCGCTCACCATTCACCGCCGCCATCACCTACACTCCGGCCGACATGCGCCAAACCGCATCATCACAGGGTTCCGCAGTCACGTGATGGTCGCTGCCGTGGTGTCTGCCGGGACTTGTAGTCCCGCCCTCAAAGTCGAGTTAGTTCTggaggataatgaaatgtgggctggatgaacacagcaggctcagcagcatctcaggagcacaaaagctgacgtttcgggcctagacccttcctctctgacgaagggtctaggcacgaaacgtcagcttttgtgctcctgagatgctacttggcctgctgtgttcatccagcctcacatttcattatcttggattctccagcatctgcagtttccattatcactcagtTCTGGAGGACGCAAGATCACAAAAAGCTGGTAAAAGGAAGTATAGTAAAGTTAGGCAACGTGTGCACAGACAAAGATAAGCCGAGTTAAGTTTGTTGCTGGTAACAGGTcacagatctgaaatgtcaatcGTCTTTAtctctccacacagacacagcttaAACTCGCCACTGAGGTTGCTCCCCCAGCAGTGTTATGTTTTTCTCTCAGTTTTCCAGCGTCCACAGTATTCTGCTTTTTCGATTTCTGTTTTAGATGAAATTGCAGTTTAAACTGATATGCAATGCTGAGTCTTGGTGCTTTCACCAAAGATTCGTTGGAATGAAAGTGCTTCATAAGACTCACTTTTCCCAACCTAATTTTAGATTGTTAACAGAAATTCTCACATTTTTCATGTAATTTAGCATATTCTCTGGACTTCTAAGGCACTGCAACTTCTCTGAAATGTTATATTTGTTACGCAGACAAACGTGATAACCAGTTCATTAAAAGTCATGTTGGTCAAAGCATTCAGAAATCTTGTTTTTCTGATTAGTAATTTTAATCCACTTGACGAGGTATACAATTTCTTGCACCATGTCATCAAACATATACTGGAACTGTCATAGTGTTAACGGCTTaggtggagaggaatttgttacgtatgtacaagaacattttcttatttattttgttGATGTTCCTacgagagaaggagcaaaacctggCCTTTTCTTGGGAAATAGGCAGGGCAactgactgaggtgtcagtgggggagcactttgggaccagtgaccataaatGTATAAGCCATGGTATGTTATAGTTATGGGAAAGGATAGTTATCTAATCTAAAAGTGAAAGTTCTAagttggagtaaggccaattttgacgctactaggcaggaactttcaaaacttgactgggagaggctatttgcaggtaaagtgatggttggaaagtgggaggccttcaaaatgagacaacaagggctcagagacaatatgttcctgttagcatgaagggcaaggctggcaggtgTTGGGAATGCtagatgactggagaaattgaggttctggtcaacaAAGAGAGGCAATGTTGGGTATagctccgatgaagggtctaggcccaaaacgtcagcttttgtgctcctgagatgctgcttggcctgctgtgttcatccagtttctcactttgttatcaatgttgggtatagacagctgggatcacgTAAATCCCTAGAAAAGTATAAGGACAGTAGGAGTATACCTAAGAGGGAAATAAAGTGGCAAAAAAGGCACGTGATAGTTTTGGCAAATAAAGTTATGGAGAATCCAAGGAGATTTTACAAATAATTAGCACAAAAAAGTAAGTAGGGAGAGATTAGGACCCCTTAAAACTCAATAAAACTATCTAtgtatggaaccacaggagatcaGTGAGATACTAAAactaatattttgttttaatatttactGAGAAACACATGAAATCTAAAGAACTTGGGAAATAAATTGATGAGAAACCACACAACAACAGGTAtcatccaacaagtttatttgaataCACAtcatgaaataaatagtgatatcttgaaaaggtGCTGGATATCTTCAACTACATAAAGGCAAATAAATACTGATTATGTGTATCCCTCAACTTTGTGAGAAGTTAGAGAAGAGACTGCTGGGCCCCTTGCAGTGATGTTTGTAACATCGATAGCCATAGGTGAAGTGCTGGAAGACTGAAAATTatctaatgtggtgccattatttaacaAAGGTAGTCAGGAAAAccaggaactatagactggtatgtctgacatcagtggtggataagttgttggaggggactctgagagacagggcttacatgcatttggaaagacaaggactaattagggaaaatcaacatggctttgtgcatgggaagtcatgttccactaacttgattgagtcttttgaaCAAGTAACAAAGAAGTTttatgaaggcagag
It encodes:
- the mpi gene encoding mannose-6-phosphate isomerase isoform X2; translated protein: MLWMGAHPKGDAIICDNRIPQKTLGEWIAKHPDCLGSKVKDIFQGQLPFLFKVLSVNISLSIQAHPTKELAVQLHTQFPDRYPDKNHKPEMAIALTPFEGLCGFKPVEEIIGFLKNVPEFRAVIGNEAAEVLENSIGDPRQVSEALKKCFTRMMNCEKKTFIDQLNMLVKRVLQEETAGKDTTGSNGELLLRLHSQFPGDVGCFVIYFLNLVKLQPGEAMFLGANEPHAYLYGDCIECMACSDNTVRAGLTPKFIDVQTLCEMLNYTPAPAREKIFPSVRDPCDLCVSVYDPPVPDFTVMKIEVPSSVKRYKVACIDSASILLVIRGEATSTAALSEINIRRGSVLFIAANEGVGLCIRSVDGMLLFRACCML
- the mpi gene encoding mannose-6-phosphate isomerase isoform X1 — encoded protein: MAAVNVFPLKCAVQHYAWGKVGLESEVAKLTLSDDPSIPIEQEKPYAELWMGAHPKGDAIICDNRIPQKTLGEWIAKHPDCLGSKVKDIFQGQLPFLFKVLSVNISLSIQAHPTKELAVQLHTQFPDRYPDKNHKPEMAIALTPFEGLCGFKPVEEIIGFLKNVPEFRAVIGNEAAEVLENSIGDPRQVSEALKKCFTRMMNCEKKTFIDQLNMLVKRVLQEETAGKDTTGSNGELLLRLHSQFPGDVGCFVIYFLNLVKLQPGEAMFLGANEPHAYLYGDCIECMACSDNTVRAGLTPKFIDVQTLCEMLNYTPAPAREKIFPSVRDPCDLCVSVYDPPVPDFTVMKIEVPSSVKRYKVACIDSASILLVIRGEATSTAALSEINIRRGSVLFIAANEGVGLCIRSVDGMLLFRACCML